In Massilia violaceinigra, one DNA window encodes the following:
- the rplT gene encoding 50S ribosomal protein L20 produces MPRVKRGVTARARHKKILVQAKGYRGRRSRVYRVAKQAVMRAGQYAYRDRRNKKRVFRRLWIARINAASREHGVTYSVFMNGLKKASIELDRKVLADMAVMDKPAFAAIVAAVKAKIAA; encoded by the coding sequence ATGCCTAGAGTAAAACGTGGGGTTACAGCTCGTGCCCGTCATAAGAAAATTCTTGTACAAGCTAAAGGCTACCGTGGTCGCCGCAGCCGTGTATACCGTGTTGCCAAGCAAGCAGTCATGCGCGCTGGCCAATACGCTTACCGCGATCGCCGCAACAAGAAACGCGTATTCCGCCGCCTGTGGATCGCCCGTATCAACGCCGCTTCCCGTGAGCATGGCGTGACGTACAGCGTATTCATGAACGGCCTGAAAAAAGCATCTATCGAACTGGACCGTAAAGTCCTGGCCGATATGGCTGTGATGGACAAGCCGGCGTTCGCCGCGATTGTCGCAGCAGTGAAAGCCAAGATCGCTGCGTAA
- the rpmI gene encoding 50S ribosomal protein L35 — protein MPKMKTKSSAKKRFRVRPGGTVKSGHAFKRHILTKKTTKSKRQLRGITNVDAADVKSVMRMMPSA, from the coding sequence ATGCCTAAAATGAAGACCAAAAGCTCCGCGAAGAAGCGTTTTCGCGTGCGTCCAGGTGGAACCGTTAAATCGGGTCACGCTTTCAAACGTCACATCCTGACCAAGAAAACCACCAAGAGCAAGCGCCAACTGCGCGGAATCACGAACGTCGATGCAGCGGATGTCAAGTCCGTCATGCGTATGATGCCGTCGGCTTAA
- a CDS encoding response regulator transcription factor: MIRVAICDDHQIVRAGFKQIFSSSPDFDVVAEGATGREALDIARREICDVLLLDIAMPDQSGIDILRTIRQGQPNLPVLILSGYPAQQYALNLFKMGANGYLNKECEADELKTAVRTVFQGRRYVSSTVGELLAQSFDRDPNTALHTELSDREFQVFLRLAKGATVSDIGVALSLSIKTVSTYRTRIMEKMGLQSNSDLTYYAMKNNLLD; this comes from the coding sequence ATGATACGCGTTGCCATATGTGACGATCACCAGATAGTACGTGCAGGTTTTAAACAGATTTTTTCTTCGTCACCCGACTTCGATGTCGTGGCCGAAGGGGCAACCGGGCGCGAAGCGCTGGACATTGCACGCCGTGAAATTTGCGACGTGCTGCTGCTCGATATCGCCATGCCGGACCAGAGCGGCATCGACATTCTGCGCACCATCCGCCAGGGGCAGCCGAACCTGCCGGTGCTGATTCTGTCCGGCTATCCGGCCCAGCAATATGCGCTGAACCTGTTCAAGATGGGCGCCAACGGCTACCTGAACAAGGAATGCGAGGCCGACGAGCTCAAGACGGCGGTGCGTACCGTGTTCCAGGGCCGCCGCTACGTCAGCTCGACCGTCGGCGAATTGCTGGCCCAGAGCTTCGACCGCGATCCCAACACGGCGCTGCACACCGAGCTGTCGGACCGCGAGTTCCAGGTGTTCCTGCGCCTGGCCAAGGGCGCGACCGTGTCCGACATCGGTGTTGCCCTCTCGCTCAGCATCAAGACCGTGTCGACCTACCGCACGCGGATCATGGAAAAAATGGGCTTGCAGTCGAACAGCGACCTGACCTATTACGCCATGAAAAACAACCTGCTCGACTGA
- the pheS gene encoding phenylalanine--tRNA ligase subunit alpha, translated as MNSLEELVVSAQADFIAAEDAAALENAKAKYLGKTGQITEQMKGLGKLDPEQKKAQGALINAAKVQIENALTARRDALANAQLEERLNAEAIDITLPGRGRSGGGIHPVMRTWERVEEIFRSIGFDVADGPEIETDWTNFTALNSPENHPARSMQDTFYIEGNDSTGKPLLLRTHTSPMQVRYARTHTPPIKVIAPGRTYRVDSDATHSPMFHQVEGLWIAEDISFADLKGVYLNFVKAFFETDDLQVRFRPSYFPFTEPSAEIDIAFGSGPLKGRWLEVSGAGQVHPTVVRNFGLDPEKFIGFAFGSGLERLTMLRYGINDLRLFYEGDLRFLKQFN; from the coding sequence ATGAACTCCCTGGAAGAACTCGTCGTCTCGGCACAGGCTGACTTTATCGCCGCCGAAGATGCTGCCGCACTGGAAAACGCCAAAGCCAAGTACCTTGGCAAGACTGGCCAGATCACCGAGCAAATGAAGGGCCTGGGCAAGCTCGACCCGGAACAGAAAAAGGCCCAGGGCGCGCTGATCAACGCCGCCAAGGTCCAGATCGAAAACGCCCTGACCGCACGGCGCGATGCGCTGGCCAATGCCCAGCTCGAAGAGCGTCTGAACGCCGAAGCGATCGACATCACCCTGCCGGGCCGCGGCCGCTCGGGCGGCGGTATCCACCCGGTGATGCGTACCTGGGAACGAGTTGAGGAAATCTTCCGCTCGATCGGTTTCGATGTGGCCGACGGCCCCGAAATCGAGACCGACTGGACCAATTTCACGGCGCTCAACAGCCCGGAAAACCACCCGGCCCGCTCGATGCAGGACACCTTCTACATCGAAGGCAACGACAGCACCGGCAAACCGCTGCTGCTGCGCACCCACACCAGCCCGATGCAGGTGCGCTACGCGCGCACCCATACGCCGCCGATCAAGGTGATCGCGCCCGGCCGCACCTACCGCGTCGACAGCGATGCGACCCACTCGCCGATGTTCCACCAGGTCGAAGGCCTGTGGATCGCCGAAGACATTTCGTTCGCCGACCTGAAGGGCGTGTACCTGAACTTCGTCAAGGCCTTCTTCGAGACCGACGACCTGCAGGTGCGCTTCCGTCCGTCGTACTTCCCGTTTACCGAACCGTCGGCCGAGATCGACATTGCCTTCGGCAGCGGTCCGCTCAAGGGCCGCTGGCTGGAAGTATCGGGCGCCGGCCAGGTGCACCCGACCGTGGTGCGCAACTTCGGGCTCGACCCTGAAAAATTCATCGGCTTCGCGTTCGGCTCCGGCCTCGAGCGCCTGACGATGCTGCGTTACGGGATCAACGACCTGCGCCTGTTCTACGAAGGCGACCTGCGCTTCCTGAAGCAATTTAACTAA
- a CDS encoding Crp/Fnr family transcriptional regulator: MNNTQLGGTAQNTSPVAQIPASAQELKVASRPVVSFSGTQQNELLAALPRHDLETLFEHLELVTLPFGKELFEYGSKLENVYFPTTAIVSLLYVMEDGATTEIAVVGHEGVVGMSLFMGERAMCSAVVQSAGYGYRLKTQYLRDAFNQGGALPQLLMRYTNALFAQMAQNAVGGRHSSIEQKLCRWLLDRLDRSASNELKVTQELISIMLGVRRESITAAAGKLQDDGLIQYRRGNITVIDRQGLEEYAGECYKVAKTEYDRLLMDVAR; this comes from the coding sequence ATGAACAACACTCAACTTGGTGGTACCGCCCAGAATACATCGCCGGTCGCCCAGATTCCTGCCAGTGCGCAAGAGTTAAAAGTTGCTTCCCGCCCCGTTGTCAGCTTTAGCGGTACCCAGCAGAATGAATTGCTGGCCGCCCTTCCCCGTCACGATCTCGAGACCCTGTTCGAACACCTGGAACTCGTGACCCTGCCTTTTGGCAAAGAACTGTTTGAATACGGCAGCAAGCTGGAAAACGTCTACTTCCCGACCACGGCCATCGTGTCGCTGCTGTACGTGATGGAAGATGGCGCCACCACCGAGATCGCCGTGGTCGGGCATGAGGGCGTGGTCGGCATGTCGCTGTTCATGGGCGAACGCGCCATGTGCAGCGCCGTGGTCCAGAGCGCCGGCTACGGCTACCGCCTCAAGACCCAGTACCTGCGCGACGCCTTCAACCAGGGCGGCGCCCTGCCCCAGCTCTTGATGCGCTACACCAATGCCCTGTTCGCCCAGATGGCCCAGAACGCTGTCGGCGGGCGCCACAGCTCGATCGAACAGAAGCTGTGCCGCTGGCTGCTCGACCGCCTCGACCGTTCGGCATCGAACGAATTGAAAGTGACCCAGGAACTCATTTCCATCATGCTGGGCGTGCGCCGCGAAAGCATCACGGCCGCCGCCGGCAAGCTGCAGGATGACGGCCTGATTCAATACCGCCGCGGCAATATCACGGTGATCGACCGCCAGGGCCTGGAGGAGTACGCCGGCGAATGCTATAAGGTCGCGAAGACGGAATACGATCGCCTTCTGATGGATGTAGCCCGCTAA
- a CDS encoding integration host factor subunit alpha: MQVARVRQDAEKNLPTLTKAELAELLFEQVGLNKREAKDMVETFFDEIRNALERGEAVKLSGFGNFQLRDKPQRPGRNPKTGEEIPITARRVVTFHASQKLKGMVEETSPMARAA; encoded by the coding sequence ATGCAGGTCGCCAGGGTTCGCCAGGACGCTGAGAAGAATCTCCCGACCCTGACCAAGGCCGAGCTGGCCGAACTGCTGTTCGAGCAGGTCGGCCTGAACAAGCGCGAAGCCAAGGACATGGTCGAGACCTTCTTCGACGAGATCAGGAATGCCCTCGAGCGTGGCGAAGCGGTGAAGTTGTCCGGCTTCGGCAACTTCCAGCTGCGCGACAAGCCGCAGCGGCCCGGCCGCAATCCCAAGACCGGTGAAGAAATCCCGATCACGGCGCGCCGCGTCGTGACCTTCCACGCCAGCCAGAAGCTCAAGGGCATGGTCGAAGAAACCAGCCCGATGGCGCGCGCCGCCTAA
- a CDS encoding response regulator transcription factor, which yields MHVLLVEDDAVLADGLTRLLQGHGMVVDVVGSGTQADQVLQRAEVAVVVLDIGLPGIDGFEVVRRLRARGSNVPVLLLTARDAIEDRVRGLELGADDYLVKPFATPELVARIKALARRNTPKPVSLSLGRLTLDTYTKRARIDERVIDLSVREWAVLEYLLQHGARVVSKQQIIDAILPWGEDLTLNAVEVYISRLRLKIADAGISIRTIRGFGYMLEQHP from the coding sequence ATGCACGTATTACTGGTCGAAGACGATGCCGTGCTGGCCGATGGCCTGACCCGCCTGCTGCAGGGCCACGGGATGGTGGTCGACGTGGTCGGCAGCGGCACCCAGGCCGACCAGGTGCTGCAGCGCGCCGAGGTGGCGGTGGTGGTGCTCGATATCGGCCTGCCCGGCATCGATGGCTTCGAGGTGGTGCGGCGCCTGCGCGCACGTGGCAGCAACGTGCCGGTCCTGCTGCTGACCGCGCGCGACGCCATCGAAGACCGGGTGCGCGGGCTCGAGCTGGGCGCCGACGATTACCTGGTCAAGCCCTTCGCCACGCCGGAGCTGGTGGCGCGCATCAAGGCCCTGGCGCGGCGCAATACGCCCAAGCCGGTCAGCCTGTCGCTGGGACGCCTCACGCTCGACACCTACACCAAGCGCGCCCGCATCGACGAGCGCGTGATCGACCTGTCGGTGCGCGAGTGGGCCGTGCTCGAATACCTGCTGCAGCACGGCGCGCGCGTGGTGTCCAAGCAGCAGATCATCGACGCCATCCTGCCCTGGGGCGAAGACCTGACCCTGAACGCGGTCGAAGTCTACATTTCGCGCCTGCGCCTGAAGATCGCCGACGCCGGCATCAGCATCCGTACCATCCGCGGCTTTGGCTACATGCTCGAACAGCATCCATGA
- a CDS encoding CHASE3 domain-containing protein produces the protein MYFSTDPPVTTGLPFYKTVVCLTCVLILIINGVSLFHNLGSLKGANEIQGQTAKVIDKVQYVNVLIMDAESSLRGYFLSGSEVYLGPLRTASSEIDAQFAELERLLADSPSQRRNLAQLHTLVYRRLDTMNQVLDVYRQGGLDDILKIAGSSDSKAEMDEIRLQVVILVQEQNELLSARSATFYRQYRHAVFLGITINAMAILVLALFYRLIRRSYFARDMTQRALENANDNLESMVALRTEQLSVLSRHLISVSEEEKARLARELHDELGANLTSINIDMNAVADALRAERPELALMLDRARATLVDTVELKRRIVEDLRPSLLDHLGLSAAVQSYCEEFGRVAGLDCEALIDGDVDVAGPMHAIAVFRIVQESLNNIAKYARARHVIVHLGREAGGLSLEVSDDGVGIDSDAVAKPKSHGLLGMRERALLLGGSLRVKRGVNEVGTCVEAFIPLSRAADGADSGEAAPEQPASLPFSGLHPSEGDRIPSSRPYSIRRRTPPGPGGRSP, from the coding sequence ATGTATTTTTCCACCGACCCACCCGTGACAACCGGGTTGCCCTTCTACAAGACGGTGGTGTGCCTGACGTGCGTGCTGATCCTGATTATTAACGGCGTCAGCCTGTTCCACAACCTCGGTTCGCTCAAGGGCGCCAACGAGATCCAGGGCCAGACCGCCAAGGTGATCGACAAGGTCCAGTATGTGAACGTGCTGATCATGGATGCGGAAAGCAGCCTGCGCGGCTATTTCCTGTCCGGTTCCGAAGTCTACCTGGGACCGCTGCGCACGGCCTCGTCCGAGATCGATGCCCAGTTCGCCGAACTGGAACGCTTGCTGGCCGACAGTCCTTCCCAGCGCCGCAACCTGGCCCAGCTGCATACCCTGGTCTACCGCAGGCTCGACACCATGAACCAGGTGCTCGATGTCTACCGTCAGGGCGGGCTGGACGACATTCTCAAGATTGCCGGTTCGTCCGACAGCAAGGCCGAGATGGATGAAATCCGCCTGCAGGTGGTCATCCTGGTGCAGGAACAGAACGAATTGCTGTCCGCGCGCAGCGCCACCTTTTACCGCCAGTACCGGCACGCCGTGTTTTTGGGCATCACCATCAATGCCATGGCGATCCTGGTGCTGGCCTTGTTCTACCGCCTGATCCGGCGCAGCTATTTCGCCCGCGACATGACCCAGCGCGCCCTGGAAAACGCCAACGATAACCTCGAGTCGATGGTGGCGCTGCGCACCGAACAGTTATCGGTGCTCTCGCGCCACCTGATCAGCGTGAGCGAAGAGGAAAAGGCGCGCCTGGCGCGCGAACTGCACGACGAACTCGGCGCCAACCTCACCTCCATCAATATCGACATGAATGCCGTGGCGGACGCCCTGCGCGCGGAGCGGCCCGAACTGGCCCTGATGCTCGACCGTGCGCGCGCGACCCTGGTCGACACGGTGGAACTGAAGCGCCGCATCGTCGAAGACCTGCGCCCCAGCCTGCTCGACCACCTGGGCTTGTCCGCCGCCGTGCAAAGCTATTGCGAGGAGTTCGGCCGGGTCGCCGGGCTCGATTGCGAAGCCCTGATCGATGGCGACGTCGATGTTGCCGGCCCCATGCATGCGATTGCCGTGTTTCGCATCGTGCAGGAGTCGCTCAACAACATCGCCAAGTATGCCCGCGCGCGCCACGTGATCGTGCACCTGGGCCGTGAAGCGGGTGGCTTGTCGCTGGAAGTGAGCGACGATGGCGTCGGCATCGACAGCGACGCCGTGGCCAAGCCCAAGTCGCACGGTTTGCTGGGGATGCGCGAACGCGCCTTGCTGCTGGGGGGAAGTTTGCGGGTGAAGCGGGGAGTCAATGAGGTGGGAACCTGCGTCGAAGCATTCATTCCCCTGTCGCGCGCCGCCGACGGCGCGGACAGCGGCGAGGCGGCGCCGGAACAACCGGCGAGCCTGCCGTTTAGCGGGCTACATCCATCAGAAGGCGATCGTATTCCGTCTTCGCGACCTTATAGCATTCGCCGGCGTACTCCTCCAGGCCCTGGCGGTCGATCACCGTGA
- a CDS encoding MerR family transcriptional regulator codes for MNDRASKADLIVLPAIPAKRYFTIGEVSELCGVKPHVLRYWEQEFTQLKPVKRRGNRRYYQHHEVLLIRRIRELLYEQGFTISGARNKLDSRIGGLLAPPCDDDADAAALDAVAAPPELDRAVIRSELVAILALLKGPG; via the coding sequence ATGAACGATCGTGCGAGCAAGGCTGATCTGATCGTGCTGCCGGCCATCCCGGCCAAGCGCTATTTCACGATCGGGGAAGTGAGCGAGTTGTGCGGCGTCAAACCGCACGTACTTCGTTACTGGGAGCAGGAATTTACCCAGCTTAAACCGGTCAAACGACGTGGAAACCGCCGCTATTACCAGCACCACGAGGTGTTGTTGATCCGTCGTATCCGCGAACTGTTGTACGAACAAGGCTTTACGATCAGTGGTGCGCGCAATAAACTCGATAGCCGCATTGGCGGACTGCTTGCGCCACCGTGTGACGACGACGCCGACGCGGCGGCGCTTGACGCCGTGGCGGCGCCGCCCGAGCTCGACCGGGCCGTGATCCGCAGCGAACTGGTCGCCATTCTAGCCCTGCTCAAAGGCCCGGGCTAG
- the infC gene encoding translation initiation factor IF-3 codes for MLKGNNIATDKSHRINGEITAPEMRLSGVENEPLGIVSLAEAFRLAEEANVDLVEIAPTAQPPVCRLMDYGKFKYSEQKKAHEAKLKQKIILVKEVKFRPGTDDGDYNIKLKNLMKFLDEGDKTKITLRFRGREMAHQDIGFRMLERLKADLEPYGQVEQFPKMEGRQMIMILSPKKKK; via the coding sequence ATTTTAAAAGGAAACAACATAGCTACTGACAAGTCGCATCGCATCAATGGCGAAATCACCGCCCCCGAAATGCGTTTATCCGGGGTGGAAAACGAGCCGCTTGGCATTGTGAGCCTGGCTGAGGCTTTTCGTCTGGCCGAAGAAGCGAACGTAGATCTGGTGGAAATTGCGCCAACCGCGCAACCACCGGTATGCCGTCTGATGGACTACGGCAAGTTCAAATATTCGGAACAGAAGAAGGCGCACGAAGCCAAATTGAAGCAAAAGATCATTCTCGTGAAGGAAGTTAAATTCCGTCCGGGTACTGATGATGGCGATTACAATATCAAGCTGAAAAACCTGATGAAGTTCCTCGATGAGGGTGACAAAACCAAGATCACGCTGCGTTTCCGCGGCCGTGAGATGGCGCACCAGGACATCGGCTTCCGCATGCTGGAACGTTTGAAGGCCGATCTCGAGCCGTATGGCCAGGTCGAGCAGTTCCCGAAGATGGAAGGTCGTCAGATGATCATGATCCTCTCGCCGAAGAAGAAGAAATAA
- the pheT gene encoding phenylalanine--tRNA ligase subunit beta, with protein sequence MQFSENWLRTMVDPKMTSDELAHLLTMSGLEVEEVEAVAPPFSNVVVAEVLEVAKHPNADRLNVCKVNVGTGTLLNIVCGAPNVRAGMKAICAMAGAILPPGADGKPFAIKVGELRGVESQGMMCSAKELKLSEESSGLMELPEDAPVGQNIRDYLALNDLKFTIKLTPNKADCLSVLGVAREVSALTGTPLTLPQTRSVPVNGSEILPVKISAPDLCGRFSGRVIRGLNARAATPDWIKQRLERSGQRPLSALVDISNYVMLELGRPSHVFDMDKIHGALDVRWGKKGESLKLLNGNTVDVDDWVGVIADDKELESLAGIMGGDSTSVTLETTNIYLEAAFWWPNAIQGRARRFNFSTDAAHRFERGVDFATTVEHIERITALIVEICGTVDTVVSPIDDQIVNVPLPKAVTLRTARAQQVIGVPITDAMVADIFTRLGLPFTQEPGLFAVTAPTYRFDIEIEEDLIEEVARVYGFENIPALPPVAASQMIIAPENTRSLFAVRHQLADLGYQEVVNMSFVDSAWETDFSDNTDQIKLVNPIASQMNVMRSSLIGSLVANVRYNLNRKAGRVRAFEVGAIFRRNAQALDGPLSVAGFDQPKRVAGIAYGPALDEQWSLKSAPVDYFDVKADVEALFAPRTLRFVKTAHPALHPGRSAVIELDGKEIGFIGELHPRWLQKYDLPQAPVLFELDAIALQQRSVPKYEEISKFPGATRDLAFVVKNTVAAQDLLDAFAAKLQVNPAGKIVQAIVLFDEYRGKGIEPDEKSLAFRFGLQDTQTTLQDDVVEGVMKALAASAQQKHDAKLRS encoded by the coding sequence ATGCAATTTTCCGAAAATTGGCTCCGTACCATGGTCGATCCGAAGATGACTTCGGATGAACTGGCTCACCTGCTGACCATGTCCGGCCTGGAAGTGGAAGAAGTCGAAGCGGTCGCGCCGCCATTCTCGAACGTGGTCGTGGCCGAAGTGCTGGAAGTGGCCAAGCACCCGAACGCGGACCGCCTGAACGTGTGCAAGGTCAACGTCGGCACCGGCACCTTGCTCAACATCGTGTGCGGCGCGCCCAACGTGCGCGCCGGCATGAAGGCCATCTGCGCCATGGCCGGCGCGATCCTGCCGCCGGGCGCGGACGGCAAGCCGTTCGCGATCAAGGTCGGCGAGCTGCGCGGCGTGGAATCGCAGGGCATGATGTGCTCGGCCAAGGAATTGAAACTGTCCGAGGAAAGCAGCGGCCTGATGGAGCTGCCGGAAGATGCGCCGGTCGGCCAGAACATCCGCGACTACCTCGCCCTGAACGACCTCAAGTTCACCATCAAGCTCACCCCGAACAAGGCGGACTGCCTGTCGGTGCTGGGCGTGGCGCGCGAAGTGTCGGCCCTGACCGGCACCCCATTGACCTTGCCGCAGACCCGCTCGGTGCCGGTCAACGGCAGCGAAATCCTGCCGGTGAAGATCAGCGCGCCGGACCTGTGCGGCCGCTTTTCGGGCCGCGTCATCCGCGGCCTGAACGCCAGGGCAGCCACGCCGGACTGGATCAAGCAGCGCCTCGAGCGCAGCGGCCAGCGTCCGCTGTCGGCCCTGGTCGATATTTCCAATTACGTCATGCTGGAACTGGGCCGTCCCTCGCACGTGTTCGACATGGACAAGATCCATGGGGCGCTGGATGTGCGCTGGGGTAAGAAGGGCGAGTCCCTCAAGCTCCTCAACGGCAATACCGTGGACGTGGACGACTGGGTCGGCGTGATCGCCGACGACAAGGAACTCGAATCGCTGGCCGGCATCATGGGCGGCGATTCTACCTCGGTCACCTTAGAGACCACCAATATCTACCTGGAAGCGGCGTTCTGGTGGCCGAACGCCATCCAGGGCCGCGCGCGCCGGTTCAATTTTTCGACCGATGCGGCGCACCGCTTCGAGCGCGGCGTCGATTTCGCCACGACCGTCGAGCACATCGAGCGCATCACCGCGCTGATCGTCGAAATCTGCGGCACTGTGGACACCGTGGTCAGCCCGATCGACGACCAGATCGTCAACGTGCCGTTGCCGAAAGCGGTCACCCTGCGCACCGCGCGCGCGCAACAGGTGATCGGCGTGCCGATCACCGACGCCATGGTGGCCGACATTTTCACGCGCCTGGGCCTGCCGTTCACGCAGGAACCCGGCCTGTTCGCCGTGACCGCGCCGACCTACCGTTTCGACATCGAAATCGAGGAAGACCTGATCGAGGAAGTGGCGCGCGTGTACGGCTTCGAGAACATCCCGGCCTTGCCGCCGGTGGCCGCCAGCCAGATGATCATCGCGCCGGAAAACACCCGGTCCCTGTTCGCCGTGCGCCACCAGCTGGCCGACCTCGGTTACCAGGAAGTGGTGAACATGAGTTTCGTCGATTCCGCATGGGAAACCGACTTCTCGGACAATACCGACCAGATCAAGCTGGTCAATCCGATCGCCAGCCAGATGAACGTGATGCGTTCCTCGCTGATCGGCTCGCTGGTGGCCAATGTGCGCTATAACCTGAACCGCAAGGCGGGCAGGGTGCGCGCATTTGAAGTGGGCGCGATCTTCCGCCGCAATGCGCAAGCGCTTGATGGTCCGCTGTCGGTGGCCGGTTTCGACCAGCCCAAGCGCGTGGCCGGCATCGCCTACGGTCCGGCGCTGGACGAACAATGGTCGCTCAAGTCGGCACCAGTCGATTATTTCGATGTCAAAGCCGATGTGGAAGCCCTGTTCGCGCCGCGCACCCTGCGTTTCGTGAAGACGGCCCATCCGGCCCTGCATCCGGGACGCTCGGCTGTCATCGAGCTCGACGGCAAGGAAATCGGCTTTATCGGCGAACTGCACCCGCGCTGGCTGCAAAAGTACGATTTGCCGCAGGCGCCGGTCTTGTTCGAGCTGGATGCGATTGCGTTGCAGCAACGATCCGTGCCAAAATATGAAGAGATCTCGAAATTCCCGGGCGCCACGCGCGACCTGGCTTTCGTGGTCAAAAACACGGTGGCGGCGCAGGACCTGCTCGATGCTTTTGCCGCGAAGCTGCAGGTAAATCCAGCTGGAAAGATTGTGCAAGCCATTGTTTTGTTTGATGAATATCGCGGAAAAGGGATCGAGCCCGACGAAAAAAGCCTTGCTTTCCGCTTTGGCTTGCAAGATACTCAAACCACCCTGCAGGACGATGTGGTCGAAGGCGTCATGAAGGCGCTGGCGGCGTCGGCCCAGCAGAAACATGACGCGAAGCTGCGTTCATAA